Proteins encoded within one genomic window of Methanothrix harundinacea 6Ac:
- the glmU gene encoding bifunctional sugar-1-phosphate nucleotidylyltransferase/acetyltransferase, which translates to MKAIILAAGEGRRMRPLTANLPKGMLPIGGKPLLEHVLLMAKEAGAERFVFVVGHQGEKIAGAFGDGSRLEVEIEYAFQEGGAGTGPALLAAEALAEDRFLVLRGDVLPDADSVRRLIALEAPAMAAARVEGPRPAEEGTLEVSEGLLKSISKGGKNPPSNLVSAGIFLLDKRAFEALRRVPPGGEERDLLEAVRVLLAEGVQIGVEVVERWIEILFPWDILRANETLMPPETRGVLGEVEANASLSGEVAVGRGTAIRSGSYVAGPVVIGEGCEIGPNCLVRGATSIGDGVRIGSGTVIEGSTVMEEAEVSHLCYVGDSLIGPGCRLGVGTVITNRRHDGSPVRSYPGGEGTETGRKALGAVLGEGVKTGAGTIIYPGTVIEAGRWGRPGEVLWGYVQAGKVEEADEGDEEAGGCDPADAFGGGALRRKGVPEGAVIPEETPREAGRG; encoded by the coding sequence GTGAAGGCGATAATCCTCGCGGCGGGGGAGGGGAGGAGGATGCGCCCCCTCACCGCCAACCTCCCGAAGGGGATGCTTCCCATCGGCGGAAAGCCCCTCCTGGAGCACGTTCTCCTTATGGCGAAGGAGGCGGGGGCGGAGAGGTTCGTCTTCGTCGTCGGCCACCAGGGGGAGAAGATCGCCGGCGCCTTCGGGGACGGGAGCCGCCTCGAGGTCGAGATCGAGTACGCCTTCCAGGAGGGGGGGGCCGGGACCGGCCCCGCCCTCCTGGCGGCCGAGGCCCTAGCCGAGGATCGGTTCCTCGTCCTCCGAGGCGACGTCCTCCCCGACGCCGACTCCGTCAGGAGGCTGATTGCCCTGGAGGCGCCGGCCATGGCGGCGGCGAGGGTAGAAGGCCCCCGGCCGGCAGAGGAGGGGACCCTGGAGGTGAGCGAGGGCCTCCTAAAATCGATCTCCAAAGGAGGAAAAAATCCCCCCTCTAACCTCGTCTCTGCCGGGATCTTCCTCCTCGACAAAAGGGCCTTCGAAGCCCTCCGAAGGGTCCCCCCCGGTGGGGAGGAGAGGGACCTTTTGGAGGCAGTCAGGGTCCTCCTCGCCGAGGGGGTCCAGATCGGGGTGGAGGTGGTGGAGAGGTGGATCGAGATCCTCTTCCCCTGGGACATCCTGAGGGCGAACGAGACCCTCATGCCTCCCGAGACCCGGGGGGTCCTGGGGGAGGTGGAGGCGAACGCCTCCCTCTCCGGGGAGGTGGCCGTCGGCAGGGGGACGGCGATCAGGTCCGGCTCCTACGTGGCGGGGCCGGTGGTGATCGGGGAGGGGTGCGAGATCGGGCCCAACTGCCTCGTCCGAGGGGCGACATCGATAGGAGACGGGGTGCGGATCGGAAGCGGCACCGTCATCGAGGGGAGCACCGTCATGGAGGAGGCGGAGGTATCCCACCTCTGCTACGTCGGAGACAGCCTCATCGGCCCCGGGTGCCGCCTCGGGGTCGGGACGGTCATCACCAACCGGCGCCACGACGGCTCGCCGGTCCGATCCTATCCCGGCGGGGAGGGGACCGAGACCGGCCGGAAGGCCCTCGGCGCCGTCCTCGGCGAGGGGGTGAAGACCGGGGCGGGGACGATCATATACCCCGGGACGGTGATCGAGGCGGGGCGGTGGGGACGCCCGGGGGAGGTCCTCTGGGGGTACGTCCAGGCCGGGAAGGTTGAAGAAGCCGACGAGGGGGATGAGGAGGCGGGAGGGTGCGACCCCGCCGACGCTTTCGGTGGCGGAGCTTTGAGGAGAAAAGGGGTCCCCGAAGGGGCGGTCATCCCGGAGGAGACGCCCCGAGAGGCGGGGAGGGGATGA
- a CDS encoding thioredoxin domain-containing protein encodes MKVKKKNRLAFEKSPYLLEHAENPVDWYPWGEEAFTRAEREDKPVFLSIGYSTCHWCHVMAAESFEDEEVARLLNATFVPIKVDREERPDLDAVYMAVAQMMTGSGGWPLTVFLTPDKKPFFAATYIPKESRFGRIGILDLIPRIGHLWKNERAMLLSSAEEVASALRRPPPEVPGLRLEEATIKAAYQGLVARFDAANGGFGGAPKFPSPTTFLFLLRHWRRTGDPGGVQMTEVTLRAMRRGGIFDHLGGGFHRYSTDLHWRLPHFEKMLYDQAMISLACLEAHQATGKAEYATIAREVFDYLLRDLAAPEGGFYSAEDADSEGEEGRFYLWTLPEVRAVLDPDEAELAARIFHLQEEGNFREEATGRLTGKNVLAMKIPLEDHAREMGIPVGDLREWLEAAREKLFAAREGRARPKKDDKILADWNGLAIAALARGAQVLGDRRLEEAADRAADLVLHRMRDERGRLLHRYRGGDAGILGNLDDYANMVWGLLELYEAGFRPERLEAALALARDMVERFRDRDGGGFFFTPEDGEELIVRRKDGHDGALPAGNAVAAFNLLRLARMTGDPELEVIGSEGLQAFAAQARGSPSAFLHLLSALDFALGPSSEVVVVGEAGSPETAEMLKALRSRFLPRKVVLGRPVGEDQRIVELAGFTAEMEALEGRTTAYVCSGRVCRQPTTDPAAVLKLLEEAAGGS; translated from the coding sequence ATGAAGGTGAAGAAGAAGAACCGGCTGGCCTTTGAGAAGAGCCCCTACCTCCTGGAGCACGCCGAGAACCCCGTCGACTGGTACCCCTGGGGGGAGGAGGCCTTCACCAGGGCGGAGAGGGAGGATAAGCCCGTATTCCTATCGATCGGCTACTCCACCTGCCACTGGTGCCACGTCATGGCCGCCGAGTCCTTCGAGGACGAGGAGGTGGCGAGGCTCCTGAACGCCACCTTCGTCCCCATCAAGGTCGACCGGGAGGAGAGGCCGGACCTGGACGCCGTCTACATGGCCGTCGCGCAGATGATGACCGGCTCCGGAGGCTGGCCCCTCACCGTCTTCCTCACCCCCGACAAAAAGCCCTTCTTCGCCGCCACCTACATCCCGAAGGAGTCGAGGTTCGGGAGGATTGGGATCCTCGACCTCATCCCCCGGATCGGCCACCTCTGGAAGAACGAGCGGGCTATGCTCCTCTCCTCGGCGGAGGAGGTGGCCTCCGCCCTCCGCCGGCCCCCGCCGGAGGTGCCGGGGCTCCGCCTCGAGGAGGCGACGATAAAGGCGGCTTATCAGGGGCTCGTCGCCCGCTTCGACGCCGCCAACGGCGGCTTTGGGGGAGCCCCCAAGTTCCCGTCGCCGACGACCTTCCTCTTCCTCCTCCGCCACTGGAGGAGGACCGGAGACCCCGGGGGGGTCCAGATGACGGAGGTCACCCTCCGCGCCATGAGGAGGGGGGGGATCTTCGACCACCTGGGCGGCGGGTTTCACCGCTACTCCACGGATCTGCACTGGCGCCTACCTCACTTCGAGAAGATGCTCTACGACCAGGCGATGATATCCCTCGCCTGCCTGGAGGCCCATCAGGCTACGGGAAAGGCCGAGTACGCCACGATCGCCCGGGAGGTCTTCGACTACCTCCTCCGGGACCTCGCCGCCCCCGAGGGGGGCTTCTACTCCGCCGAGGACGCCGACAGCGAGGGGGAGGAGGGGAGGTTCTACCTCTGGACCCTGCCGGAGGTCCGGGCCGTCCTCGACCCCGACGAGGCGGAGCTGGCGGCCCGGATCTTCCACCTCCAGGAGGAGGGGAACTTCCGGGAGGAGGCGACGGGGAGGCTCACGGGAAAGAACGTCCTCGCCATGAAGATCCCCCTGGAAGACCACGCCCGGGAGATGGGGATCCCGGTGGGGGACCTTCGGGAGTGGCTGGAGGCGGCCCGAGAGAAGCTCTTCGCCGCCCGGGAGGGGAGGGCGAGGCCGAAGAAGGACGACAAGATCCTCGCCGACTGGAACGGCCTCGCCATCGCCGCCCTCGCCCGGGGCGCCCAGGTCCTGGGGGATCGCCGTCTGGAGGAGGCGGCCGATCGAGCCGCCGACCTCGTCCTCCATCGGATGAGGGACGAGAGGGGAAGGCTCCTCCACCGGTACCGGGGCGGCGACGCCGGGATCCTGGGGAACCTCGACGACTACGCCAACATGGTCTGGGGGCTCCTCGAGCTCTACGAGGCGGGATTCCGGCCGGAGCGGCTGGAGGCCGCCCTCGCCCTCGCCCGAGATATGGTGGAGAGGTTTCGGGACCGGGATGGTGGAGGCTTCTTCTTCACCCCGGAGGACGGCGAGGAGCTGATCGTCCGGAGGAAGGACGGCCACGACGGCGCCCTCCCTGCCGGGAACGCCGTGGCCGCCTTCAACCTTTTGAGGCTCGCCAGGATGACCGGCGACCCGGAGCTGGAGGTGATCGGATCGGAGGGGCTCCAGGCCTTCGCCGCCCAGGCGAGGGGGAGCCCCTCGGCGTTCCTCCACCTGCTATCCGCCCTGGACTTCGCCCTGGGGCCGTCCTCGGAGGTGGTGGTGGTGGGGGAGGCCGGGTCCCCGGAGACGGCGGAGATGCTGAAGGCCCTCAGGTCGAGGTTCCTCCCGAGGAAGGTGGTCCTCGGGAGGCCGGTGGGGGAAGACCAGAGGATCGTCGAGCTCGCCGGCTTCACGGCAGAGATGGAGGCTCTGGAGGGGAGGACGACGGCCTACGTCTGCTCGGGGAGGGTCTGCCGGCAGCCTACGACCGACCCGGCGGCGGTCCTCAAGCTCCTGGAGGAGGCCGCTGGGGGCTCCTGA
- the pfkB gene encoding 1-phosphofructokinase yields MIYTITLNPALDRTLWVSEIKEDVSNRIIREESYPGGKGIDVSKVLTALGVPNRALGFIAGFAGRQLEAQLTRDGTDCSFIPVSGETRTNVVIHELGSGRQIILNSAGPEVKPFELLEISDLVRKIEEPEFVSIGGSLPPRAHPEVYRKIIETAKLRRAKVVLDVDREALLVGIRGKPDVIKPNIHELSALVGKRLEKRGEILEAAREINRRGVGIVLVSMGPRGILLVSEGKAYQAVPPEVEVVNTIGAGDSSVAGFIYGLVAGRDLKEALIWATAAGTATTLRQGTALATREDVERIVPQVRLETISED; encoded by the coding sequence GTGATCTACACCATAACCCTGAACCCCGCCCTGGACAGGACCCTCTGGGTCAGCGAGATCAAGGAGGATGTATCGAACCGGATCATCCGGGAGGAGAGCTACCCCGGAGGGAAGGGGATCGACGTATCGAAGGTCCTGACCGCCCTCGGCGTCCCGAACCGGGCCCTGGGGTTCATCGCCGGGTTTGCGGGCCGCCAGCTGGAGGCTCAGCTGACCCGGGACGGGACCGACTGCAGCTTCATCCCCGTCTCCGGGGAGACGAGGACGAACGTCGTCATCCACGAGCTTGGGAGCGGAAGGCAGATCATCCTCAACTCCGCCGGCCCCGAGGTGAAGCCCTTCGAGCTCCTCGAGATCTCCGACCTGGTCAGGAAGATAGAGGAGCCGGAGTTCGTCTCCATCGGAGGGAGCCTCCCGCCCCGGGCCCACCCCGAGGTCTATCGGAAGATCATCGAGACGGCGAAGCTCCGGAGGGCGAAGGTCGTCCTGGACGTGGACCGGGAAGCCCTGTTGGTGGGTATACGCGGCAAGCCCGACGTCATAAAGCCGAACATCCACGAGCTCTCCGCCCTGGTGGGCAAGAGGCTGGAGAAGAGGGGGGAGATCCTGGAGGCGGCCCGGGAGATAAACCGACGGGGCGTCGGAATCGTCCTGGTATCGATGGGGCCGAGGGGGATCCTCCTCGTCTCCGAGGGGAAGGCGTACCAGGCGGTCCCCCCCGAGGTGGAGGTGGTGAACACCATCGGCGCCGGAGACTCCTCGGTGGCGGGGTTCATATACGGCCTCGTTGCGGGAAGAGACCTCAAAGAGGCTCTGATCTGGGCGACGGCCGCCGGGACGGCGACGACCCTCCGGCAGGGGACCGCCCTCGCCACCCGGGAGGACGTGGAGAGGATCGTCCCCCAGGTGAGGCTCGAGACGATATCGGAGGATTGA
- a CDS encoding aldolase, with amino-acid sequence MTRRMERDEVLVPADVPPGRRWDYQESYLKITRGSGRLMLFAGDQKVEHLNRDFSGPGISPEDGDPEHLFRIADRGRIGVFAAQLGLIARYGMDYPRVPYLVKLNSKTDLVQADQRDPLSRQLVEVSQVEEFAKDSGLEVLGVGYTVYLGSEYEAEMLREASQIVLQAHRRGLVAVLWIYPRGRAVRDERDPHLIAGATGVAAALGSDFVKVNYPKREGASSELIFKEAVAAAGRTKVVCAGGASRDPKSFLQELFDQIHVSGAAGNATGRNIHQKGLDEAVRICNAISAITLDDATVEEALRIFRGD; translated from the coding sequence ATGACGAGAAGAATGGAACGAGACGAGGTGCTGGTCCCCGCGGACGTTCCGCCCGGAAGGCGGTGGGACTACCAGGAGAGCTACCTGAAGATCACGAGAGGGAGCGGCCGGCTGATGCTCTTCGCCGGAGACCAGAAGGTCGAGCACCTCAACCGGGACTTCAGCGGCCCGGGGATCAGCCCCGAGGACGGAGACCCCGAGCACCTCTTCCGGATCGCCGACCGCGGGAGGATCGGGGTCTTCGCCGCCCAGCTCGGCCTCATCGCCCGCTACGGGATGGACTACCCGAGGGTCCCGTACCTCGTCAAGCTCAACTCGAAGACCGACCTCGTCCAGGCCGACCAGAGGGACCCCCTCAGCCGCCAGCTGGTGGAGGTCTCCCAGGTGGAGGAGTTCGCGAAGGATAGCGGCCTCGAAGTCCTGGGGGTCGGCTATACCGTCTATCTCGGGAGCGAGTATGAGGCGGAGATGCTCCGGGAGGCTTCCCAGATCGTCCTCCAGGCCCACCGCCGCGGCCTCGTCGCCGTCCTCTGGATCTACCCCCGGGGAAGGGCCGTAAGAGACGAGAGAGACCCCCACCTGATCGCGGGGGCGACCGGCGTCGCCGCCGCCCTGGGGTCGGACTTCGTAAAGGTCAACTATCCGAAGAGGGAGGGGGCGAGCTCCGAGTTGATCTTCAAGGAGGCGGTGGCCGCCGCCGGGAGGACGAAGGTCGTCTGCGCCGGGGGAGCCAGCCGCGACCCGAAGTCGTTCCTCCAGGAGCTATTCGACCAGATCCACGTCAGCGGCGCCGCCGGGAACGCCACCGGAAGGAACATCCACCAGAAGGGGCTCGATGAAGCGGTGAGGATCTGCAACGCCATCAGCGCCATCACCCTCGACGACGCCACCGTCGAAGAGGCGCTGAGGATATTCAGGGGAGATTGA
- a CDS encoding aldehyde ferredoxin oxidoreductase family protein codes for MLRRVLYIDLGRGESAVEEREDLFEEWLGGTGVATQLLLEECPPGADPLSPEAPIVFSIGPLNALFPAITKTVAAFKSPLSGELGESYAGGRLGMALRFAGHEAVVVRGAAERPVYISIENDEVKIKDATSIWGVPATVVGYILRDVETGVGRRSIIRIGPGGERLVRYAGVVVDTYRHFGRLGLGAVFGSKKLKAIVVSGTEDVMVPDPRRYRRIYNRLFKTVVQTDAMEKYHDIGTPININVLNQLKGLPTRNFQDSSFEGAEKISGEVLADNYLFRRVSCAHCPIGCIHIGMLKTSFSREHEFEIRKISYDFELLYALGSNLGVSSAEGVLELIEACERQGLDAISTGVVLAWATEALDRGLVTLQETLGVSLRWNDVPSYLKAIENIVRMENEFYAALAQGVVFASERYGGGEFAMALGKNEVPGYHTGPASVVGLTVGVRHSHLDNAGYSIDQRALKKSLTPEEMVDAIIREDDSRGVYNSLVGCLFARGVYTPENILEALGSVGIEKTEGELEELGRRIFDEKYRFKRREGFDLAEARIPRRFYETVSAVGMIDPETIEEMMRIYRKRRGW; via the coding sequence ATGCTGAGAAGGGTTCTATACATAGACCTGGGGAGGGGCGAGAGCGCCGTCGAGGAGAGGGAGGATCTCTTCGAAGAGTGGCTCGGCGGTACGGGGGTGGCGACCCAGCTCCTCCTGGAGGAGTGCCCCCCGGGGGCGGACCCCCTCTCCCCGGAGGCCCCCATAGTATTCAGCATCGGCCCCTTGAACGCCCTCTTTCCGGCCATCACCAAGACCGTCGCCGCCTTCAAGTCCCCCTTGAGCGGCGAGCTCGGCGAGTCCTACGCCGGCGGGAGGCTCGGGATGGCCCTCAGGTTCGCGGGGCACGAGGCGGTCGTAGTAAGGGGCGCGGCGGAGCGGCCCGTCTACATATCCATCGAGAACGACGAGGTGAAGATCAAGGACGCCACCTCGATATGGGGGGTCCCCGCCACCGTCGTCGGATACATCCTCCGCGACGTCGAGACGGGGGTTGGCCGAAGGTCGATCATCAGGATCGGACCCGGCGGGGAGAGGCTCGTCAGGTACGCCGGGGTGGTCGTCGACACCTACCGCCACTTCGGGAGGCTAGGCCTCGGCGCCGTCTTCGGGTCGAAGAAGCTGAAGGCGATCGTCGTCTCGGGGACCGAGGACGTGATGGTCCCGGACCCCAGGAGGTACAGGCGGATCTACAACCGCCTATTCAAGACCGTCGTCCAGACCGACGCCATGGAGAAGTACCACGACATCGGCACCCCCATCAACATCAACGTTTTAAACCAGCTGAAGGGGCTCCCCACCCGGAACTTCCAGGATAGCAGCTTCGAGGGGGCCGAGAAGATCAGCGGCGAGGTCCTCGCCGACAACTACCTCTTCCGGAGGGTCTCCTGCGCCCACTGCCCCATCGGCTGCATTCACATCGGGATGCTCAAGACCTCCTTCTCTCGCGAGCATGAGTTCGAGATCAGGAAGATCTCCTACGACTTCGAGCTCCTCTACGCCCTGGGGTCGAACCTCGGGGTCTCCTCCGCAGAGGGGGTGCTGGAGCTGATCGAGGCGTGTGAGCGGCAGGGGCTCGACGCCATCAGCACCGGGGTCGTCCTCGCCTGGGCGACGGAGGCCCTGGATCGGGGGCTCGTCACCCTCCAGGAGACCCTGGGGGTATCCCTCCGGTGGAACGACGTCCCCAGCTACCTGAAGGCGATAGAGAATATAGTCAGGATGGAGAACGAGTTCTACGCCGCCCTCGCCCAAGGGGTCGTCTTCGCCTCGGAGAGGTACGGCGGCGGAGAGTTCGCCATGGCCCTGGGGAAGAACGAGGTCCCCGGCTACCACACCGGCCCCGCCTCCGTCGTCGGCCTCACCGTGGGGGTTAGACACTCCCACCTCGACAACGCCGGCTACAGCATCGACCAGCGAGCTTTGAAGAAGAGCCTCACCCCCGAGGAGATGGTCGACGCCATCATCCGGGAGGACGACTCCCGGGGGGTCTACAACTCCCTCGTCGGCTGCCTCTTCGCGAGGGGGGTCTACACCCCCGAGAACATCCTCGAGGCCCTGGGCTCGGTGGGGATCGAGAAGACGGAAGGGGAGCTGGAGGAGCTCGGCCGGAGGATCTTCGACGAGAAGTACAGGTTCAAGAGGCGGGAGGGGTTCGACCTGGCAGAGGCCCGGATACCCCGACGGTTCTACGAGACGGTCTCCGCGGTCGGGATGATCGATCCGGAGACGATCGAGGAGATGATGAGGATCTACCGGAAGAGGCGAGGCTGGTGA
- a CDS encoding COG1470 family protein, with product MKGAFAALLLLLLIAGEAEASVFFKIVEVPAVRVSPGEDAEFTVFIQNLGSQSGYAGLIFRNIPEGLSIVGPRCTKWVDSGTRREFDCQLRVEAGDVPPGNYSFEVGIVAAGAPPEWTPVQVIVSEAGVPRTEGERDELPEEYPACPIVREEGEAPTEKPQEAEGTPGLGVPAALGAMAVALHLRGRGRRG from the coding sequence ATGAAAGGAGCTTTTGCTGCCCTTCTCCTCCTCCTCCTCATCGCCGGAGAGGCGGAGGCGTCGGTCTTCTTCAAGATAGTCGAGGTCCCCGCCGTCCGGGTCAGCCCCGGGGAAGATGCGGAGTTCACCGTCTTCATCCAGAATCTGGGGAGCCAGAGCGGCTATGCGGGGCTGATCTTCAGGAACATCCCCGAGGGGCTATCGATCGTCGGTCCCCGATGCACCAAGTGGGTCGACTCCGGTACGAGGCGGGAGTTCGACTGCCAGCTGAGGGTCGAGGCGGGGGACGTCCCGCCGGGGAACTACTCCTTCGAGGTGGGGATCGTGGCGGCGGGAGCGCCCCCGGAGTGGACCCCCGTCCAGGTGATCGTCTCCGAGGCCGGGGTCCCCAGGACGGAAGGTGAGAGGGACGAACTCCCCGAGGAGTACCCGGCCTGCCCCATCGTCCGGGAGGAGGGGGAGGCACCTACCGAAAAACCCCAGGAGGCGGAGGGGACGCCGGGGCTCGGGGTCCCGGCCGCCCTGGGGGCGATGGCGGTGGCCCTCCACCTCAGGGGGCGGGGGAGGAGAGGCTGA